A region from the Sphaerodactylus townsendi isolate TG3544 linkage group LG01, MPM_Stown_v2.3, whole genome shotgun sequence genome encodes:
- the KATNB1 gene encoding katanin p80 WD40 repeat-containing subunit B1: MAAAVVTKTAWKLQEITAHSSNVSALVLGKNSGRLLATGGDDCRVNIWSVNKPNCIMSLTGHTTPVESVKINTNEEMIVAGSQSGSIRIWDLEAAKILRTLMGHKANICSLDFHPYGGFVASGSMDTNVKLWDVRRKGCVFRYKGHTQAVRCLRFSPDGKWLASSADDHTVKLWDLAAGKIMCEFTEHTGPVNVVEFHPNEYLLASGSSDRTIRFWDLEKFQVVSCIKEEAIPVRCVLFNPDGCCLYAGSHDSLRVYGWEPERCFDVVMVNWGKVADLSICNNQLIGVSFTQSIVSSFVVDLNRVTKCGSSLHGLVRDDKPFVPPAPMGSSLRRIYDRPSTTCSRPQRVKHNSESERRSPSSEDDREEKESTAEIQNPEDYKEIFQPKNSITRTPPYKNEPFPAPPEDVPPEPTLAKETSRSSQAADSQTPLPSQETVRTLQSFIFPLSAALKGCSL; the protein is encoded by the exons ATGGCAGCTGCGGTTGTAACCAAGACAGCTTGGAAGCTGC AAGAAATCACAGCTCACAGCAGCAATGTTTCTGCTCTGGTGCTGGGCAAAAATTCAGGCCGGCTGCTGGCAACCGGTGGAGATGACTGTCGGGTTAACATCTGGTCAGTTAACAAGCCCAACTGTATTATG AGTTTGACTGGTCACACAACACCGGTGGAGAGCGTGAAGATCAATACCAATGAAGAGATGATCGTTGCGGGGTCTCAGTCAGGTTCCATTCGAATCTGGGACCTGGAAGCTGCCAAAA TTCTTCGTACTTTAATGGGTCACAAAGCAAACATCTGCAGCCTAGATTTCCATCCTTACGGAGGCTTTGTAGCTTCAGGCTCTATGGACACCAACGTTAAG CTTTGGGACGTTAGGAGAAAAGGCTGTGTCTTCAGATACAAG GGTCACACGCAAGCAGTCAGGTGTCTCCGATTTAGCCCTGATGGGAAGTGGCTGGCGTCCTCTGCAGATGATCACACTGTGAAG CTCTGGGACCTGGCGGCCGGGAAGATCATGTGTGAATTCACAGAACACACAGGCCCAGTAAATGTCGTAGAATTCCATCCTAATGAATACCTTTTGGCCTCTGGTAGCTCTGACAG AACCATAAGGTTTTGGGACTTGGAAAAGTTTCAGGTGGTGAGCTGCATCAAAGAAGAGGCCATTCCTGTCAG GTGTGTGCTGTTCAACCCTGACGGGTGCTGCTTGTACGCCGGCAGCCATGATTCTCTCCGTGTGTATGGCTGGGAGCCGGAACGCTGCTTCGATGTGGTCATGGTGAATTGGGGCAAGGTGGCCGATCTGTCCATCTGCAACAACCAATTG ATTGGAGTCTCTTTCACACAAAGCATTGTCTCTTCATTTGTGGTGGACCTCAACAGAGTCACGAAATGTGGGTCCAGCCTCCACGGGCTGGTTAGGGATGACAAGCCTTTCGTTCCGCCTGCGCCCATGGGCTCCTCCCTGCGACGCATCTATGACAGGCCGTCAACGACGTGCAGCAGGCCCCAAAG AGTGAAACACAATTCGGAGAGTGAGAGGCGCAGTCCCAGTAGTGAAGATGACAGGGAGGAAAAAGAATCCACTGCAGAGATCCAGAACCCAGAAGACTACAAGGAGATCTTCCAGCCAAAGAATTCTATCA CTCGGACTCCACCCTACAAGAACGAGCCCTTTCCTGCACCTCCTGAGGATG TTCCTCCAGAGCCCACGCTTGCAAAAGAAACATCCAGGTCAAGTCAGGCTGCAGATAGCCAAACCCCGTTGCCAAGCCAGGAGACCGTACGTACCTTGCAGTCGTTCATATTTCCTCTATCTGCTGCATTAAAAGGTTGTTCATTATGA